One Chthonomonadales bacterium genomic window, GCGCATCGACACGCCGGCCGGTCCGGTCTACCTCCAGGAGTCGGTGGCCACCAACCCCGTCGACCACGTCCAGCAGCTGATCATGTTCGCCTACATCGTCGACGGGCGCATGATGCAGTCGATGGCGGCAGTGCACGGCGCGATACTGCGCCAGACGCTGCTCGGCTCGTCGTCGGGGCGTCCGTTCTACTTCGTGCGCTTCCGGCACCTGGGCAGCGGCGCCGGCGACGACCGCCGTAAGGAACTGGTCGATTTCGTCCGGAGCGCCTGGCCGACGCTGGCCCCGCGGGTTCTGGCTGTCCCTGTGAAGTAGCCCGCGACCTCGGACTCGGCAGCTGGCAGGGCCCCGGCGATGCGCGACATCGTCGGGGCCCGCGTCGTTCGTCGGTCGGCCGGCGGCGCGGCCGGCGGGCTCTCGGGGCGCTGGGCAGAGGCACGGGCCAGGGTGGCGCTGGTCGGGGTCGGCGGCCTGGCCGAGTGGCATCTGGCGGCTGTGGTTCGGACCGGCGCGGAGGGCACGCCACGCGACAGAGCCCCCGGCCACTCGGTGGCCGGGGGCTCACGACTGCGCCGGGCGACGTCTCCGCGTCAGTAGCGGCGGCCGCCCATCAGGAGGTCCAGCGTCAGCGCGATGCTCAGGAGGCTCTGCGTGAGCTGCAGCGGATCGAGCGCCGGGCGCGGAGCGTAGCCCTGCGGGATCTCGACCGTGTCGCCGGCCTCCAGCAGCATGTCGGGCTCTTTGTTCGTGCGGATCTTGCGGTAGTTGAACGCGATGATCTGCGTCTTCGTCGGGTCGGGGCCGGCCACGTGGCGGAAGACGCGGCCCTCCTGGTCTTTGGCCGAGAGCTGGATGCCGCCGGCGTCCGCGATGGCCTGTGTCAGCGTCATCGGGCCGGTGTAGGGCAGTCGGCCCGGTCGCACCACGGCGCCGTTCATCGTGACGTACTGCTCGGGACCGAGCTGTTGCACGAAGACGACGTCATCCGGCAGCATGAGGATGTCGCTCGCCGCGTCGCCGGCCTGAGCACGGTCGTAGTCCACCACGATCGGCTTGTCAATTCCGCTTCGGCGGATGACGACCTCGCCGCGGTCCGCGGTCGGGTTGAGCCCGCCGCTCAGCGTCATCGCTTCGCGCAAGGTGAGCGGCACCCCGCTGCGGAGCGGGACGATGCCCGGCCGCTGCACGTCGCCCATAACGCTCACGTTGCCGGTCGAGGGCACGGTCTTCAGCGGCACAAAGACGAAGTCACGGTCGCCGAGGGCCGGGTTCTGCGTCTCGTCGGGTTTGGCCCCTGGGGCGGGCTTGAGCCAGCGCAGGAAGTCATACTCGGTCATGGTCCGCTCGTTCTTCTCGCCGCGACGCACCACGCGGACCTTGCTCAGGTCGGCGTTGTCGGTGAATCCCATCACGGTGAGCAACTCGGCCAGCGTCGTGCCGTCGGCAACGGGCACGGCGCCGCTGCGCGCGACGCTGCCACTCAGAAAGACTACGGGACGCGGGACGGAGACGATGGCGACGGAGACCGTGGGGTCCTTGAGGTAAGGCTTCAGCAGAGCGGCGATCTTGTCAGCGGCCTGGCTCGGGGTGAGCTGGCGCACCTGAACAAGGCCGATCAGCTTCATCTGGATGTTCCCCGTCGGGTCAACGGGGAACACGCCGGTCAGCTCGGCCTCCTCGCCGGCGCCGGAACTGACGCGCACCGAGAGCTGGAAGCCCGGCTTGATCGGCTGGTTGGGGTCGAAGTCCGCCTCGCCTCCAACGAACAGACCCGCCAGATCCTGGGGTGTCCGCGCGGCGTCCTGGGCCGGCGAGCGCGGCGGCTCCTGGGCGCGAGCCAGAGCGGGCGCCAGGCCTAGAACGACTGCCGCGCCGGCGATGGTCAACACCGACAGGCGCATGGAAATCACACTCCTCCCTCCGTGGTGCCAGACACAAGCGGGACGCCCGGGATCGCTTGACTCCGCGGGGAGCTGGCTATATAATCACGCCGACTACGAGCACCCGACAGGAGACCTCGATGACCGCCAGCAACCCCTCCCCCGCGCAGATCTGGGAGCGCGCCGTCGACCTGGTCAAGGACCGTGTGAACCGCCGCTCGCTCTGGGTCGCGCTGGAGGAGGCGGTCGGTATCGCCGTCGCCGACGACACGTTCATTATCGGGCTGAACCCGCGCTTCCTTAGCGAAGCCGGCCACCTTCGCACGGCAGAGCACCAGATCGCTATCGAGCGGGCGGTCCGCGAGGTCGCGGGGCGGCCACTGAAGGTTCGACTCATCGAGGGCGATTCCCTCGCCGACTGGCGCGCGGCTCAGGAGGCCGATCGGCGCATCGCCGCGATGCGGGAGGCCACCTACGAGCGCCGCGACCGCCAGGAGGCCGAGGCACAGTCCTGGGACGCGCTCTACGAGTACGTCGGGCGGGCCTACTCGGCCGTGCCGCTGCGCACTCTTCCCCAGTCGCGCGCCCGCTACCTCACCAGCATGCTCTACGTGCTCGCCGACGCCCTCGACACGCTCTACGCCGAGACGCCCGACGAGGCTACGGAGCGCCAACTCGCCCGCGTTATCGAGCGCGTCGCGAGCAACTGCGAGGCGTCGGCCACTATCGTGGCGCTTGAGTTGGAGCGCCTGCGCGCGTGGCGGGCACAGAACCCGGCCCAACCGTAGGTTAGCAGAAACGCCGGTCCTTGTCAAACGGTTTGTCGCGCGCGAACGCGCGCTCGGGCCACCGCGCGCTTCGGCAGGGCGCGGTAGAGCCCGTAGTTTGCCCGGTAGAAGCGGGCCATGGCAACCCACCCGATGACGGCGCTCTGCAGCAGGTGGTACCCCAACTCCGTCTGCTGGCGAAGCGGGAAGAACCATCCGACGCTCAGCAGCAGGTTGTCGATGGCGACCCATAGCACGAGCGGCTGCATGGCGGCCCAGAAGTATCCCAGGTGCACCAGGAGGCGCAGACGGTGCCGCGCGTCGTCCGCGAGCGAACCATCGCCAAAGGCCATCGCCCGCCGGAACGCGGCCATGTCGGCGCCGGGCGCAGGGTAGCAATCGGCTCGGCGCGCCAGGTAGAAGGCGTAGGCCACCACGGCCAGCGCCCCGCCAAGTGCCTTGGCCGCCACCAGGCCAGCCCAGCCGAGCCCGAGCCAGCGCTCGAGGACATTCCACTCGGCCGCCAGGTCCGGCGAGACGAGATAGGTCGAAGCGAGGTCGGCCGCGTTCACCAGAGCGACGAAGAGGGCGAACCACGCAAGGCGCTGCAGATCGGCTCGGTGCATCGAGTACCCCCTGTACCATGCTGACAGGGGATGCAAGATGCGTGCCACGTCTGGCCGGCAGGGCGGTCAGGCCGCGCCCACGGGCGTGCCCGGCGCCATGCGGCCCCGCGACGGGCGCCGATGACCGCCGCGGGATCGACCGATCGAGGCTCGCGAGGGCGCGCGGCGCGCACGGGCTACCGGGGGGTAGCGGGCACGCGCCCGGCGAGGAGCAAGCGCGGGGGCACGTCGCCGACGGTGTAGAAGGAGCCGGTGACGACGACGAGGTCGTCCGGGGCCGCCCCATCGAGGGCCTCAAGGGCAGCGTCGAGAGGTGGCGTGACGATCCGCACGTCGGTGCAGTGGCGCAGCGCCGCCTCGGCGATTCGCTCCGCCGGTTGACCGCGCACCCATGTGGGTCGTGTGGCCAGGACGCGCGTGGCCAGCGGCGCGAGCGCATCCACCACGCATTCCGGGCCGTGCCCGGCAACCATTCCTATGACGAGGTGCAGCCGCCGATGCGCTATGGCCAGGATCTCGGCGGCCAGGGCACGCGCGGCGAGCTCGTTGTGCGCGCCGTCCAGAAGCACGGTGGGCTTGCGGCGGATGATCTCGATGCGC contains:
- a CDS encoding SLBB domain-containing protein, yielding MRLSVLTIAGAAVVLGLAPALARAQEPPRSPAQDAARTPQDLAGLFVGGEADFDPNQPIKPGFQLSVRVSSGAGEEAELTGVFPVDPTGNIQMKLIGLVQVRQLTPSQAADKIAALLKPYLKDPTVSVAIVSVPRPVVFLSGSVARSGAVPVADGTTLAELLTVMGFTDNADLSKVRVVRRGEKNERTMTEYDFLRWLKPAPGAKPDETQNPALGDRDFVFVPLKTVPSTGNVSVMGDVQRPGIVPLRSGVPLTLREAMTLSGGLNPTADRGEVVIRRSGIDKPIVVDYDRAQAGDAASDILMLPDDVVFVQQLGPEQYVTMNGAVVRPGRLPYTGPMTLTQAIADAGGIQLSAKDQEGRVFRHVAGPDPTKTQIIAFNYRKIRTNKEPDMLLEAGDTVEIPQGYAPRPALDPLQLTQSLLSIALTLDLLMGGRRY